Part of the Butyrivibrio proteoclasticus B316 genome, TATACGGGAATTCCCGCAAGAATTGCAGGCACTTCACCGACATGATCTCCGTGATAATGAGTCAGAAAAACCGCATCACAGCCCACTTCGCCTTTTGTTACACCTTCGATACTTAGTGGTTTCTGATTGCCTTCATCTTCTAGTGGCGCACCAAAATCAAATAGTATTCTAGCTTCATCAGTTGCTATTTCTGTACATACTCCGCCAATCTGACTCATTCCTCTATATGGAGTTACCTTAATCTGCTTATCACTCATTTTTTTACCTGCTAAACTATAAATATTTAACTACCGAGATTTTTTTATCTTTTTCACTATAGCTGTACCAAATTGGCTTGATTTCAAGAAAATCCATCAACTCTATCAGTTTAGGTCCAGCACTCATATATTCCTTGTATTGGCTTTCTCCAAAAGGAAGCAGTGGTGCCGCTTTCCATATTGTGTTCCCTTCAGGAATACTTAATCCTCGATATTTTCCCCTTAAGGAATCAGCTGCTTCACTTTTGTTTAACATTTCTCTATATGTATATGCCTCCATTACAGCACGTACTAACGGCTCTGTATTATCTTCTTTTTTAAGTTCAAGTATTGTAAAGCAATTATTATCAAATGACACCAAATCACATTTACCTGGATTGAAAAGCATGCTATTTTTTGATGGATTAGAGTTCGGGTCAGGATCGCATATACCACGAAGCTCTCCGTTTTCTTTCAGTAGCTTTTCAGTGTTACCTCCTATAGGCATTTCATAATCCAGTATGAATCCCAGATTATCGATTTTTACTAGTTCTTTACCTTTTCTACCTTGCTTAAAGATGATCATTGCTAGGTGTTTTTCATCTATTTTTCCATTTTTATCCTTTCTAGGTTCAGAATCAGTTGCTCCATCTCTGCTGTCGTATCTGTATTCCAAAGAATCTCCATTACAATTAACGCGTACTAAATCACGATAAAAGTGCTTATCAAATAACTCTTTATTATCAAGCAGGTACTTACACAGTTCTTCGCAGGCAGCTCCAGAAAACTCCTTGTCCATTAACCATCTATAAAGAACATTGATACTCTTTGGATTTTTATGTATTTTTTCTTTTATTTTTTCAAATTCCATATATAATGCTCCTTACTTGTATCTTTTATAGATATCCAACGATGCCTGTTTTATTCGTTCTCTCATGCTCTGCGGTTCTACAATCTCTGCATACTTGCCATATTGCATCACCCAATAGAAGAACGCATCTGGATTACACTTAAGATCAACCACAATATCGGTCCCTTCACTGTAATTAATCCGAAGGTCTTTTCCGAAATTATCTACAAGTGTATCCATGAGGTTCTCATTTGCTCTAAGCTTGAAATGCTCACTTTCTCCGGAAAACATGTAAACATGCTCAGCTATATGTCCTGCGATATTGAGACCATTCTCCAATCCTTTTACAGATTTCATTGGTTTTCGAGCATCCTTAAGTATCTCAACATCAGTTACCCTGTCCAATCTGTAGTGTGAAATATCATCATAAGCGTCATAGTTACCAATCAGATAATACTTACCTTTACTACTAATCATCTGATACGGGCTCACCACATATCTTATATCCCGCTTCGGATGGAGCTTTAAATCTGTTCCATACTGAAGATATGTAAATCTTATCTTCTTCCCTTTTGAAATAGCAGTGTCAATTGCTGCTATAGATTCCATAACATTCTGATTCTCCGCATTCTTTCCACTAGATGCACTATGGATATGAGATACATGGGCTTTAAAATACTTATTTGAAAACTTCTCAAGTTTTTTTACTAGCTGATGAGCCTCTTTATCCGTAATAGCTCCAGAAGTAAAGATACTGTCTATCATCAAACGCAGCTCGGCGTCTGTGAATTCTCGTTTCCTGAGAAAATAGCCTTTATCAGCTACTATGTCATACCCCATCTCTTGAAGGCTAGTAATATTGTTCTTTACTGCTCTTCGCTCACAGGTTGCGCCATATTCTGAATTTAGTAAGTCTATGATGTCCTGCTGCAAAAGTCTATGTTCACTATCAGAATGTTCCTTAAGGATATCTAAGATGAGCATATTGAGCATTTTCTTCGTACTTGTTCCGTACATGGAATAATCCTCCAGGTCTTTTCCGTTACTATCAACTAAATTATTATTCATGTCCATTTTACATCTCTCAATTCGATATATCGCCATATATTAACGCTTTTTAATACATTGTTTATAGTTCTTTCAAGAAAATAATAAAAAGAACGATGTGCATTTTTTGGCACATCGCTCTTATCAATTATATGCAGTATTCATTTTTCACAATTCAAAAATGTTCGATACCATACTTTTCCAAAAACGAGTATATCATAGACAACATACTCTCTTTTCCTCTGTATGCACAACCTTCAAGTATTGCTTCATTTTCGCAACCGAACTTGTCTAGAAGATACGCATACCAACACACTCCATAAACGTTCTTCTTGCCCTCATCACAAGAATACTTCCGTAAAGCGTCTCTAAACACGTACTCAACTGAATCAGCCATTACCTCTCCCTCAGTGGTTATTGAACATGTACTCTTCTATAGCTGCAATCGAATATGCATAAGCACTGCCAGATTCCATTTCACGTTTAACTGAAAAGATGCCGCTCATCACCTTGGTATGGTCACGTATTCCCAGCATTTTTCCGATTCCTTCCAGCGACATATCTGTATATTTGCGACATAGATACATGATTAACGTTCTTGCAGAATCCAGTTTTTCATCTTTTTTCTTGGAAACAATGTCTCCCTCATCAACATGACAGTACTCACACACTGCTCTCATGATTACGGAAGGCTCTATTTCTGTATCTCTCTTTTGCAATTCAGATACTCGGTTGCTATCCATATATTGTTTCTTCATCGTTTTAATACTCCTATAATCCAAATTCTCTTTAGTACCTAGTCAAAATCGCTCTCCAGACGTTCTTTTACCTCTGAGTCAGAATTGCCTTTATAAGGATTAGCGATGTTTGAAACTTCCGGCATTCTCAGATTTTTGATGTTATCGTAAACTTGTACTATATCCCTCATATGAAAACCGTTAAGAATATTGATAGCCTCTCCTTCAGTAAGCCCAAACCGTTCCTGTAACTCAATCCTTAATTCTCTTCTTTCCCCAATATCTTGAAGGCCGTTGTAAGGCAGTTTTTCTGCCCTATCGCGATACTCTTTTGCATCTTCAAAGGTAATCCACTCCCCTTTATGATCATCCCGCCGCTTCTGTATCTTCTTTATTTTTCGTGCTAATGCCTTTTTCCTTCTGGCCGGGCTATCTTTCTCAGATTCCTCTCTACCTTCATAATATTCACTAAGTTTCATATCTTCCTAACATGCTATTTACAAACAAACCTCTGGTACGTAAACAACAATACAACTTGGCATGGACATAATTAGTCCATCATGCTGCAATAATATAGAACGAAGTTTTCATAAGAAAAAACTTGGAGCTATAGTAAAGTGCGAATAATTATTTAGGAGTGAATAAAACAAGGCCCCAGATCACCAATCACACGTGGTCTGGGGCTGATTATATGATTATGCACAAAAAATAAATACACCTTATCTTTTGCAAAGCTATAGAATCAAGTAATTATCCTCTTCAACTAACTCAAAACTCTTCTCCATATTTGCCATCAGCAATCTTTTTTAAAGTATCTCTATATACCTTTGGGTACAGAAATCCAATGCCAAGAAGTATGCTGTATTCGTGTCCACATTCTTTACACTTAAAACGATAACCGGTTCCCATAATAATCCCTCACTGTCAATAAATAAAAAATCTAACTCCTATAACAGCTCTTCCATCCTTAATTGGAGCATACTCCACTTTTAGCCCCGTCTTTTCATTTATCTCATTAACGGCATTAGCAAGCACTCTTTCATTAAACTTGGAATATCCCTTATGAAAGTCAAAACCTTTACTATCAACGATATCTTCAATCCTATTATAATCTGGTTGTTCCTTTTCAAGTTCATTAGAAATAAGTGGTATTGCCTTATAATCTACATCTCCCAACATCAGTTTCAGTTCCATAAGATTATAATCAACAACTATCTCGCCACTCTTCTGCTCATGTGATTTGAAATCATAATCTGCTTTTAGAATCTCGTAGAGCCTGTAAGAGTTTTTGGTCTTTAGACACATGGATTCTGAGAGGGATAATGCAGTATAGTTTTTGCTCAGATTCATAATCAGATTTGTAATCTCTTTGTTATAGGCAATCCACAAAATGCCATTACTAAATGAAGCATCCGATACCACTTTGTAATCAATCATCTTTCCGGATTCGCAATCCCTGTACATAATCATCCAATCATAGATTGAACCAACAGCATCTTCTCTATCACACAGGTCTCTGATCCTTTTGTAAATACTATTTGAGGTGAGACTAAGTTCCTTTTTGATATCTTCTCCAAGCATTTTTGAAACAGCACGATTATCTTCATCAATAAAGATATTCTGCAAACCAATAGCAAACAGCTGGTTAGCTAAAAGAGTTCCATTACTGTATGCATATATCAGGTTATTAGACTTCTTGAATAACTTTTCGCCCATATTGTTATTTTCCTCTTTCCACTGTTGCGCTCATGACATACGTGAGAGCCTCATAAGCTTCTTCCTTTGTGTGTCCATTCTTAATCACCCACTCTGTCAACCTTTTTGCCTGCTCATCTGTTAAAGACTCCTCGATTTCCTCTTCATCCTCATCATAAAGTGAACCCATTTTCTTTATCTCCTTTTCATTTTTATTTTGAAGCTGATTTCAGCTCACAAACAGCACCCTTAAAAGTTACGTAAAGCACTTCTGCCTCTGCTTCATCTTTAATATGATCATATAGGCGACCAGCGCTCATGCTCTCTCCGAGCACTGTATATGGGCTATTTGCCACGTATCCAATCTTTCCTAGTCCTCTGAGTTCTACCCTTATTGCTTCCTTGTCGTACTCATTATCAGGCTCCTTGACCAGCTTGACTTTCATACCTGGCTCAAGATAATCGCATCCGTAATAATTCT contains:
- a CDS encoding replication initiation protein, whose protein sequence is MGEKLFKKSNNLIYAYSNGTLLANQLFAIGLQNIFIDEDNRAVSKMLGEDIKKELSLTSNSIYKRIRDLCDREDAVGSIYDWMIMYRDCESGKMIDYKVVSDASFSNGILWIAYNKEITNLIMNLSKNYTALSLSESMCLKTKNSYRLYEILKADYDFKSHEQKSGEIVVDYNLMELKLMLGDVDYKAIPLISNELEKEQPDYNRIEDIVDSKGFDFHKGYSKFNERVLANAVNEINEKTGLKVEYAPIKDGRAVIGVRFFIY
- a CDS encoding helix-turn-helix transcriptional regulator: MNNNLVDSNGKDLEDYSMYGTSTKKMLNMLILDILKEHSDSEHRLLQQDIIDLLNSEYGATCERRAVKNNITSLQEMGYDIVADKGYFLRKREFTDAELRLMIDSIFTSGAITDKEAHQLVKKLEKFSNKYFKAHVSHIHSASSGKNAENQNVMESIAAIDTAISKGKKIRFTYLQYGTDLKLHPKRDIRYVVSPYQMISSKGKYYLIGNYDAYDDISHYRLDRVTDVEILKDARKPMKSVKGLENGLNIAGHIAEHVYMFSGESEHFKLRANENLMDTLVDNFGKDLRINYSEGTDIVVDLKCNPDAFFYWVMQYGKYAEIVEPQSMRERIKQASLDIYKRYK
- a CDS encoding helix-turn-helix domain-containing protein; translated protein: MKKQYMDSNRVSELQKRDTEIEPSVIMRAVCEYCHVDEGDIVSKKKDEKLDSARTLIMYLCRKYTDMSLEGIGKMLGIRDHTKVMSGIFSVKREMESGSAYAYSIAAIEEYMFNNH
- a CDS encoding HIRAN domain-containing protein, which produces MCDLFFTIAGTKNYYGCDYLEPGMKVKLVKEPDNEYDKEAIRVELRGLGKIGYVANSPYTVLGESMSAGRLYDHIKDEAEAEVLYVTFKGAVCELKSASK